The following coding sequences lie in one Thermodesulforhabdaceae bacterium genomic window:
- a CDS encoding YggS family pyridoxal phosphate-dependent enzyme: MVETEVGKNLKAILNRIELACKRVSRETSSVTLIGVGKTMPPDRIREAAISGLKHLGENYVQEAKTKKAVLKDIGLTWHFIGHLQTNKAKAAVELFDWIQTVDRIELAQKLDKASLNLRTEPLPVLIEVNIGKEPTKSGIIPEELRSFYETISVFEGILVKGLMVIPPFFENPEMVRPFFRKTRELLEQLRLFSRTPEQLTELSMGMSHDFEVAIEEGATMVRIGTALFGERKPSQ; this comes from the coding sequence ATGGTAGAAACGGAGGTTGGGAAAAACCTCAAAGCAATTTTGAATCGTATTGAACTTGCCTGCAAGCGTGTTTCGCGTGAAACATCCTCGGTAACTCTAATCGGGGTAGGAAAAACGATGCCCCCAGATAGAATTCGTGAAGCCGCTATAAGCGGACTAAAACATCTTGGCGAGAACTACGTCCAGGAAGCTAAAACTAAAAAAGCTGTGCTAAAGGATATTGGGCTTACCTGGCACTTTATCGGTCATTTGCAAACAAACAAAGCTAAAGCTGCCGTGGAACTTTTCGACTGGATTCAAACGGTGGACAGAATCGAACTTGCTCAGAAGCTGGACAAAGCTTCGCTAAACCTAAGAACTGAACCTCTTCCGGTGCTAATTGAAGTCAACATAGGAAAAGAACCAACAAAAAGCGGGATAATACCGGAGGAACTCAGAAGCTTTTACGAAACCATATCAGTCTTCGAGGGAATTCTGGTAAAAGGGCTTATGGTAATTCCACCCTTTTTTGAAAATCCTGAAATGGTGCGACCTTTCTTTCGCAAAACAAGAGAACTTCTTGAGCAACTACGTCTTTTCTCTCGAACTCCCGAACAACTCACGGAACTTTCTATGGGCATGAGTCACGACTTTGAAGTGGCAATTGAAGAAGGAGCCACCATGGTCAGAATAGGAACAGCGCTATTTGGCGAAAGAAAACCATCGCAGTAA